One genomic window of Xanthobacter dioxanivorans includes the following:
- a CDS encoding efflux RND transporter periplasmic adaptor subunit, translated as MHIVKLTKTLTGFMILASTAGWPAWADSPPQMPPSPVGVVTVQPEVIPITNELPGRIAPTRIAEVLPRVSGILLERVFEQGSVVKRGDVLYRIDPAPFQVQVDSAAATLQRAKATQLQARQQSDRQDQLRERGVASAQQQENAVAALAQSNADVAAAEAGLAAAQLNLKYAEITAPIAGRIGRATITEGALVGQSSGSLATIQQLDPVYADFTQSASDLIQLRRALKQGRLQEAGPDETKVHLILDDGTRYPLAGRLLFSEAMVDATTGQITLRGEFPNPDGDLLPGLYVRVAIEQGLQKDALAVPQQAVQRDTAGRAQLYVVKPDDTLELRSVTTGRTYGDRWVIEAGLKAGERVVVDGFQKVMPGARVAPQDWRRPDAPPSLSGGPADPSSGK; from the coding sequence ATGCATATCGTGAAGCTCACCAAGACGTTGACGGGATTTATGATTCTGGCGTCCACCGCAGGCTGGCCGGCGTGGGCGGACAGCCCTCCGCAGATGCCCCCGAGCCCCGTCGGGGTGGTCACGGTGCAGCCGGAGGTGATCCCGATCACCAATGAATTGCCGGGCCGCATCGCCCCCACCCGGATTGCCGAGGTACTCCCCCGCGTTTCCGGCATCCTCCTGGAGCGGGTATTCGAGCAGGGCAGCGTGGTGAAACGCGGCGACGTGCTCTATCGCATCGACCCGGCCCCCTTCCAGGTACAGGTCGACAGCGCGGCGGCCACCCTGCAACGGGCCAAGGCCACGCAATTGCAGGCCCGCCAGCAGTCCGACCGGCAGGACCAGTTGCGCGAGCGCGGCGTGGCCAGCGCGCAGCAGCAGGAAAACGCGGTCGCCGCCCTGGCGCAGTCCAATGCCGACGTGGCCGCAGCCGAGGCGGGCCTCGCCGCGGCGCAGCTCAACCTGAAATATGCCGAGATCACCGCCCCCATCGCCGGGCGCATCGGGCGGGCCACCATCACCGAGGGTGCGCTGGTGGGACAGTCCTCCGGCAGCCTGGCAACGATCCAGCAGCTTGATCCCGTCTACGCCGACTTCACCCAGTCGGCGAGCGATCTCATCCAGCTTCGGCGTGCCCTCAAGCAGGGCCGGCTCCAGGAGGCCGGGCCGGACGAGACGAAGGTCCACCTGATCCTCGACGACGGCACGCGCTATCCCCTCGCCGGCCGCCTGCTCTTCTCCGAGGCCATGGTGGATGCGACGACGGGCCAGATTACGCTGCGCGGCGAATTCCCCAACCCCGACGGGGATCTGCTTCCCGGCCTCTATGTCCGCGTGGCGATCGAGCAGGGCCTGCAGAAGGACGCGCTCGCGGTGCCGCAGCAGGCGGTGCAGCGCGACACGGCCGGCCGGGCGCAGCTCTATGTCGTCAAGCCGGACGACACCCTGGAACTGCGCAGCGTCACCACCGGCCGCACCTACGGCGACCGCTGGGTGATCGAGGCCGGCCTGAAAGCGGGCGAGCGCGTCGTCGTGGACGGTTTCCAGAAGGTGATGCCCGGCGCCAGGGTCGCCCCTCAGGACTGGCGTCGGCCCGACGCACCGCCCTCCTTATCCGGGGGGCCCGCCGATCCTTCGAGCGGAAAGTAG